The proteins below come from a single Streptomyces sp. SCSIO 75703 genomic window:
- a CDS encoding alpha/beta hydrolase family protein, with protein sequence MSTFVLLHGAWHGGWAWQRVVPALRAAGHEVHAPTLTGLSDRAHLLTPQVGLATHVQDVVALLEAHDLRDVVLVGHSYAGQVVTGVADRVPERLARRVHLDAFVGDDGEAAIDLLPETVAGHYREAVAGPGFGWLVPVRPLERLGVSERADLDWLAPRLTPHPWLTYTEPLRLTGGAGRVPGVFVECVDWMRVFTGQAERAAARGWPVHEIATGHEAMVTAPGELAELLLGIAAA encoded by the coding sequence ATGAGCACGTTCGTCCTCCTCCACGGCGCCTGGCACGGCGGCTGGGCCTGGCAGCGCGTCGTCCCGGCCCTGCGGGCCGCCGGCCACGAGGTGCACGCCCCCACCCTCACCGGCCTCAGCGACCGGGCCCACCTGCTGACCCCCCAGGTCGGCCTCGCCACGCACGTCCAGGACGTCGTCGCGCTGCTGGAGGCCCACGACCTGCGGGACGTGGTGCTGGTCGGGCACAGCTACGCGGGCCAGGTCGTCACCGGTGTCGCCGACCGCGTGCCGGAGCGGCTGGCCCGCCGCGTCCACCTGGACGCGTTCGTCGGCGACGACGGCGAGGCCGCGATCGACCTGCTGCCCGAGACCGTCGCCGGGCACTACCGGGAGGCGGTCGCCGGTCCCGGCTTCGGCTGGCTCGTGCCGGTCCGGCCGCTGGAACGGCTCGGCGTGAGCGAGCGGGCCGACCTCGACTGGCTCGCGCCGCGCCTGACCCCGCACCCCTGGCTGACCTACACCGAGCCGCTGCGGCTGACCGGCGGCGCCGGCCGGGTGCCGGGCGTCTTCGTCGAGTGCGTGGACTGGATGCGGGTCTTCACGGGGCAGGCCGAGCGCGCCGCCGCCCGTGGCTGGCCGGTCCACGAGATCGCCACCGGACACGAGGCCATGGTCACCGCCCCCGGCGAGCTGGCCGAGCTGCTGCTCGGCATCGCCGCGGCCTGA
- a CDS encoding muconolactone Delta-isomerase family protein encodes MEFLVRTENLLPPDTPDEVREELRRAERVRATELREAGVLKRLWRVPGRNATVGLYEAADPAALHDALVSLPLWKWMDVTVEALATHPQER; translated from the coding sequence GTGGAGTTCCTGGTCCGTACCGAGAACCTGCTGCCGCCGGACACCCCGGACGAGGTCCGTGAGGAGCTGCGCCGGGCCGAGCGCGTCCGCGCCACGGAGTTGCGGGAGGCGGGCGTCCTGAAGCGGCTGTGGCGCGTGCCCGGCCGCAACGCCACCGTCGGCCTGTACGAGGCGGCGGACCCGGCCGCGCTGCACGACGCGCTGGTGTCGCTGCCCCTGTGGAAGTGGATGGACGTCACCGTGGAGGCGCTCGCCACCCACCCCCAGGAGAGGTGA
- a CDS encoding dihydropteroate synthase has translation MLPVAAEPAAAGVRVGVDTTRPVDAPVGAGAALVNVGGGPADPAMARVPARAGAPRAPGHRCGAGRTVYAGAVHGDVAAEARTELPSRADAADAAVAAGVDAGRLILAPCPCFATPADHDGVLLSLPGHPGPARTAGAAGPLPQAVARPVGDRRRGPVHGRGAGRGVRVHDVDAVPVPSAAGRAAA, from the coding sequence GTGCTGCCGGTCGCCGCCGAACCGGCGGCGGCCGGCGTGCGGGTCGGTGTGGACACCACCCGGCCCGTCGATGCCCCGGTCGGCGCGGGCGCCGCGCTCGTCAACGTCGGCGGCGGCCCCGCCGACCCGGCGATGGCCCGCGTGCCCGCCCGCGCCGGTGCGCCCCGGGCGCCCGGTCACCGGTGCGGCGCCGGCCGCACCGTGTACGCCGGTGCCGTCCACGGCGACGTGGCCGCCGAGGCCCGTACCGAACTGCCGTCCCGTGCCGATGCCGCCGATGCCGCCGTCGCGGCCGGGGTGGACGCCGGGCGGCTGATCCTCGCCCCCTGCCCGTGCTTCGCCACGCCGGCCGACCACGACGGGGTACTCCTCAGCCTGCCTGGACACCCCGGCCCCGCGCGGACCGCCGGTGCCGCTGGGCCCCTCCCGCAAGCGGTTGCCCGCCCCGTCGGTGACCGGCGGCGCGGCCCGGTCCACGGCCGGGGCGCGGGGAGGGGCGTACGCGTGCACGACGTGGATGCGGTCCCCGTGCCGTCGGCCGCAGGCCGGGCGGCGGCCTGA